The following are from one region of the Acidobacteriota bacterium genome:
- a CDS encoding replication-associated recombination protein A: MRPRNLDRFVGQQKIVGPGRALRKMIEEDRLQSLIFWGPPGTGKTTLARIIADQTAARFVAFSAVSAGIREVREVMAEADEYRRRLGKRTVVFIDEIHRFNKAQQDAFLHYVESGTIILIGATTENPSFEVNSALLSRSKVFVLDPLTTDEVVTILKGALADPENGFGGDRVDVTEDILRAIAVYASGDARVALNSLELALSIAETDSIGARVITEEVLREAMQRASIRYDKAGEEHFNLISALIKSIRNSDPDAAVYWLARMIEGGEDPLYIARRLVVHASEDIGLADPMALVEAVAAMQATHFVGFPEAKLALTQATLYLATAPKSNSVLATYMAASKDAVETEREPVPLHLRNATTGLMKRFGYGEGYQYAHDFESGKAENMDCLPEGLKGRKYYEPSKRDRKASTKDTKNTDE; encoded by the coding sequence ATGCGGCCGCGGAATCTCGATCGTTTCGTTGGCCAGCAAAAGATCGTTGGGCCGGGCCGGGCGCTACGCAAGATGATCGAAGAAGACCGACTGCAGTCGCTCATCTTTTGGGGTCCGCCGGGCACGGGCAAGACAACCCTTGCTCGCATCATCGCCGATCAAACCGCGGCACGCTTTGTTGCGTTCAGCGCAGTCTCGGCCGGAATACGCGAGGTGCGCGAGGTCATGGCTGAAGCCGACGAGTACCGCCGGCGGCTTGGCAAACGCACCGTGGTATTCATCGATGAGATACATCGGTTCAACAAGGCCCAGCAAGACGCTTTTCTTCACTACGTTGAAAGCGGCACGATAATCCTGATCGGAGCGACGACCGAGAATCCATCCTTTGAGGTCAACTCGGCGTTGCTCTCGAGATCAAAGGTATTCGTGCTCGATCCGCTAACGACCGATGAGGTTGTTACGATACTGAAAGGAGCGCTTGCTGATCCGGAGAACGGATTTGGCGGCGATCGGGTTGATGTTACGGAGGATATTCTTCGGGCGATCGCCGTCTATGCATCCGGCGATGCGCGGGTCGCGCTCAATTCGCTCGAGCTCGCCCTCTCGATTGCGGAAACGGATTCAATTGGCGCGAGGGTCATCACTGAAGAAGTGCTTCGCGAAGCGATGCAGCGCGCGTCGATCCGATACGACAAAGCCGGCGAAGAACACTTCAATCTGATCTCGGCGTTGATCAAATCGATCCGCAACTCAGACCCAGATGCCGCGGTCTACTGGCTCGCGCGAATGATCGAAGGCGGCGAGGACCCGCTATACATCGCCCGGCGGCTGGTCGTCCATGCCTCGGAGGACATTGGGCTGGCCGATCCGATGGCGCTGGTCGAAGCGGTCGCGGCCATGCAGGCGACTCACTTTGTCGGATTCCCGGAAGCGAAGCTGGCCCTGACGCAAGCCACTCTCTACCTGGCAACTGCTCCCAAGTCGAACTCGGTGCTCGCGACTTATATGGCGGCGTCTAAGGACGCCGTTGAGACCGAGCGCGAACCGGTGCCACTGCACCTGCGAAACGCGACGACCGGTTTGATGAAGCGGTTCGGTTACGGCGAAGGTTATCAGTATGCGCACGACTTCGAGTCGGGCAAGGCTGAGAACATGGACTGCCTGCCGGAAGGCTTGAAAGGGCGTAAGTACTACGAACCTTCAAAGCGAGATCGAAAGGCATCCACGAAGGACACTAAGAATACGGATGAATGA
- a CDS encoding OsmC family protein has product MADVIVSSIGHLKQQITAGTHTFVADEPREAGGSAAGPDPYSLLLAALGACTAMTLQLYARRKEWPLEKVEVSLKHSRSHAEDCDDCATNQGKIELIERYISLTGQLNEEQKARLIEIAERCPVHKTLTSQISIKTYLD; this is encoded by the coding sequence ATGGCTGACGTCATCGTTTCTTCGATTGGTCATCTAAAGCAACAGATCACCGCCGGTACTCACACGTTCGTAGCCGACGAACCGCGCGAAGCGGGCGGCAGCGCTGCCGGACCGGATCCTTATTCGCTGTTGCTCGCGGCGCTCGGAGCGTGTACGGCTATGACTCTGCAGCTCTACGCCAGGCGAAAAGAGTGGCCTCTCGAAAAGGTTGAGGTCAGCTTGAAGCACTCTCGTAGTCATGCCGAGGACTGCGACGACTGCGCGACCAACCAGGGAAAGATCGAGCTAATCGAGCGATACATCTCGCTCACGGGTCAGCTCAACGAAGAGCAGAAGGCGCGATTGATCGAGATAGCCGAGCGGTGTCCTGTACACAAGACGTTGACTTCTCAGATTTCAATCAAGACCTATCTTGATTGA
- a CDS encoding zinc ribbon domain-containing protein → MFCPTCGRDNLSERKFCASCGTNLEAVSQVLFGTGTDFFTRIDSGLDQFIARYAEHVFKDAPANATDRSVSNSWKLLGKGALTSFVDLFLSLLIWNVFTVRFYILLFSTPFRLLSERSSRLKGLKAGIDKATPRSLPEPLPNQWLPGSVPSVSEHTTERLQQYRPPRQEESRKQD, encoded by the coding sequence ATGTTCTGCCCTACGTGCGGAAGAGACAACTTGAGCGAGCGCAAGTTCTGCGCCTCGTGCGGGACCAATCTCGAGGCGGTTTCCCAGGTGCTATTCGGGACCGGGACAGACTTCTTCACCAGAATAGACAGCGGTCTCGATCAATTCATCGCGCGATACGCGGAACACGTTTTCAAGGATGCGCCAGCCAATGCCACCGACCGAAGTGTGAGCAATTCCTGGAAGCTTCTTGGTAAAGGCGCCCTGACGTCCTTCGTCGACCTCTTTCTGTCGCTTTTGATATGGAATGTTTTTACAGTCAGGTTCTATATTCTTTTGTTTTCAACTCCGTTTAGATTGCTTTCAGAGCGGAGCAGCCGTTTGAAGGGTTTGAAAGCGGGAATTGACAAGGCGACTCCGCGCAGCCTGCCTGAGCCTTTGCCCAACCAATGGCTTCCCGGTTCGGTGCCAAGCGTTAGCGAGCACACGACTGAGCGGCTTCAACAGTATCGGCCGCCGCGGCAGGAAGAGTCCCGAAAGCAAGATTAG
- a CDS encoding hydrolase gives MNNISRLSRESAALAVIDMQEAFRPVISDFGVVASRIATAVEGARLLEVPVIVTEQYPKGLKHTAEEIIARLPAELTPIEKSCFSSCGSEDFLSQLTNKNIKQVLVCGIEAHICVLQTSLDLLAKGFEVYVLVDCVTSRIRENKEVALARLTQAGAIQSTLEMALFEMMRTADSPQFKAIQLLIK, from the coding sequence ATGAATAACATCAGCCGGCTTTCCCGTGAGTCCGCCGCCCTGGCAGTCATCGACATGCAGGAAGCTTTTCGGCCGGTGATTTCGGACTTCGGCGTCGTCGCCTCGCGTATTGCAACGGCGGTCGAGGGCGCCCGGCTGTTGGAAGTTCCTGTGATCGTGACCGAGCAATATCCGAAGGGTCTCAAGCACACCGCCGAAGAGATCATTGCCCGGCTGCCGGCAGAGTTGACCCCGATCGAGAAGTCTTGCTTTAGCTCCTGCGGCTCAGAAGATTTCCTCTCGCAGCTCACGAACAAGAACATCAAGCAAGTGCTGGTCTGCGGCATTGAAGCACACATCTGCGTCTTGCAGACCTCGCTCGATTTGCTCGCAAAGGGCTTCGAGGTTTATGTGCTCGTCGATTGTGTCACGTCTCGCATACGCGAAAACAAAGAGGTGGCGCTGGCGCGGTTGACGCAGGCGGGAGCGATCCAGTCAACGCTCGAGATGGCGCTGTTTGAGATGATGCGGACGGCCGATTCACCGCAGTTCAAGGCGATACAGTTGCTGATCAAGTAA
- a CDS encoding UvrD-helicase domain-containing protein produces MKELNAQQQEAVQIVEGPLLVLAGAGSGKTRVITSRIAYLIEQAAVPPWQILAVTFTNKAAGEMKSRVEAALDPGLRTSSPLISTFHSLCVRILRRNIQALNEGYSRSFTIYDQDDQVRVVRAIMKDLDIDDKSLNARQALSAISGAKNRGKSPAGYANHANQGEYATDRTEKIARIFMLYEERLKKANALDFDDLLIRAVELLRRVPDVRKYYHDRFRHVMIDEFQDTNGIQYELARLITVGSSKADAVLAEDLWKERSLCVVGDIDQSIYSFRGSDFNIILGFQHDFAGTKSIKLEQNYRSTQTILEAANKIIECNRQRLPKTLYATPELGQGEKIRYYQSYDAEGEAAFVADRVVDHQRQSHDLRSVVLYRTNAQSRLFEEALRRRGIAYNIVGGFSFYDRAEVKDIIAYLKLGMNPQDDVALARVINSPPRGIGKTTIDILQNKQRELGGSLWDTIVLAVENRALGPRATASLENFIGIIKGLSDRAGEGQPLSEIVKAATLDTGYVRSLEEEKTVEAEGRLLNIEELVTAAVEAEEQDESLQDFIDHAALVADTDQYRADSRVTLMTMHSAKGLEFPLVFIVGAEEGLFPHSRAASSEEDLEEERRLCYVAITRAQKYLYITHAMQRRIFGEESITEPSRFLNELPLELLQNLSPGPSWLGFAERPETRDNRAAAAALRGEPSRTVKKTSNYSGKTYNSVDGVREFFKRRTQSAGGAEQSREAAEPKSRGASGDSGAASSGGQFRVGAHVRHAKYGTGVVLRSEGAGDDAKLTVRFPGYGQKKFVAKFAALEKA; encoded by the coding sequence ATGAAGGAACTCAATGCCCAGCAGCAAGAAGCGGTGCAAATAGTCGAAGGTCCGCTGCTGGTTCTGGCAGGCGCTGGCTCGGGCAAGACTCGCGTAATCACCAGCCGTATCGCTTATTTGATCGAGCAGGCGGCAGTCCCGCCCTGGCAAATACTCGCCGTCACGTTCACCAACAAAGCTGCCGGAGAAATGAAGTCGCGCGTTGAAGCCGCGCTCGATCCCGGTCTGCGCACTTCCTCGCCGCTGATCTCGACTTTCCATTCCCTTTGCGTTCGGATACTGCGGCGCAATATCCAGGCGTTGAACGAGGGCTACTCGCGGAGCTTCACCATCTACGATCAAGACGATCAGGTGCGGGTAGTTCGGGCGATCATGAAGGACCTGGATATCGACGACAAGTCTTTGAATGCGCGGCAGGCGCTCAGCGCAATAAGCGGGGCGAAAAACCGCGGGAAGTCGCCGGCCGGCTATGCCAATCATGCCAATCAGGGCGAATACGCTACCGATCGCACCGAAAAGATCGCCCGAATCTTCATGCTTTATGAAGAGCGGCTAAAGAAAGCGAATGCGCTCGATTTTGACGATCTCCTGATAAGGGCCGTCGAGTTGCTTCGCCGCGTGCCCGATGTGCGGAAGTACTATCACGATCGATTCCGTCACGTGATGATCGACGAGTTTCAAGATACCAACGGGATTCAGTACGAGTTGGCTCGCCTGATTACGGTTGGCTCCTCCAAGGCCGACGCAGTTCTGGCAGAGGACCTTTGGAAGGAACGAAGCCTGTGCGTGGTCGGCGATATCGATCAGAGCATTTACTCCTTCAGAGGCTCCGACTTCAATATCATCCTCGGGTTCCAGCACGACTTCGCCGGCACCAAGTCGATCAAGCTCGAACAGAACTATCGCTCGACGCAGACAATCCTCGAGGCCGCCAACAAGATAATCGAGTGCAATCGGCAGCGGCTGCCCAAGACGCTCTACGCCACGCCCGAACTCGGTCAGGGCGAAAAGATTCGGTACTACCAGTCCTACGACGCCGAGGGCGAGGCCGCTTTTGTCGCCGACAGAGTCGTTGATCATCAGCGCCAATCTCACGACTTGCGATCGGTCGTGTTATATCGCACCAACGCCCAGTCGCGGTTGTTCGAAGAAGCGCTCAGAAGGCGTGGCATCGCTTACAACATTGTTGGAGGTTTCTCGTTTTACGATCGCGCTGAAGTGAAAGACATAATTGCGTATCTGAAGCTTGGGATGAACCCTCAAGACGACGTGGCCCTGGCGCGAGTCATCAACTCACCGCCTCGCGGGATCGGCAAGACCACGATCGACATCCTGCAAAACAAGCAACGCGAGCTTGGCGGTTCGCTGTGGGATACGATTGTTCTCGCCGTCGAGAATCGTGCTCTTGGCCCCCGCGCAACTGCCTCGCTCGAAAACTTCATCGGCATTATCAAAGGGCTGAGCGATCGCGCCGGTGAAGGTCAACCGCTTTCAGAGATAGTGAAAGCCGCGACGCTGGACACCGGTTACGTGCGCTCTCTGGAAGAGGAGAAGACGGTTGAGGCCGAAGGACGACTGCTGAACATCGAGGAGCTTGTGACGGCGGCGGTCGAGGCTGAAGAGCAGGACGAATCGCTGCAGGACTTCATCGACCACGCCGCGCTGGTGGCTGACACCGATCAGTACCGGGCCGATTCCAGAGTCACGTTAATGACCATGCACTCGGCGAAGGGGCTCGAGTTTCCGCTCGTTTTCATCGTCGGCGCCGAGGAAGGCCTTTTTCCTCACTCGCGCGCGGCGTCCAGCGAAGAAGACCTGGAAGAGGAGCGAAGGCTCTGCTACGTCGCGATCACACGCGCGCAGAAATATCTCTACATAACCCATGCCATGCAGCGCCGCATATTCGGCGAGGAATCGATAACTGAACCCTCGCGGTTCTTGAACGAGTTGCCGCTCGAGTTGCTGCAGAACCTCTCGCCGGGCCCGTCGTGGCTGGGGTTTGCGGAGCGTCCCGAGACGCGGGACAATCGCGCAGCCGCGGCCGCGCTCCGGGGCGAGCCGTCGCGCACGGTGAAGAAAACTTCGAACTACTCGGGCAAGACTTACAATTCGGTGGATGGTGTGCGCGAGTTCTTCAAGCGTCGCACGCAGTCTGCCGGCGGGGCCGAGCAGAGCAGGGAAGCCGCCGAGCCAAAGAGCAGAGGGGCGAGCGGCGACTCAGGCGCTGCAAGCTCGGGAGGGCAGTTTCGGGTTGGCGCACACGTTCGGCATGCGAAGTACGGGACCGGTGTCGTGCTTCGCTCAGAAGGCGCGGGCGATGATGCGAAGCTCACAGTGAGGTTTCCCGGCTACGGGCAAAAGAAATTCGTGGCCAAATTCGCCGCGCTCGAAAAGGCGTAG
- a CDS encoding carbon-nitrogen hydrolase family protein yields MIVKVAAVQAAPVYMDLARSVEKAISLIAEAASSGAKLIVFPETWLPGYPAWLDCCRDVALWDHEPAKKVFARLMENSVVVPGPVTEALAAAAREHQVVLNISVHERVVEGAGRGTLYNTMLTFGEDGALLNTHRKIMPTYTERMIWGQGDGSGLRAVATGAGRVGGLICWEHWMPLARQVLHSSGEDIHIAAWPQVKEMNLVASRHYAFEGRCFVIACGAVMRASELPAELEPIESLKQRPDSFVLNGGSAIIAPDGSLLAGPVFDEEVILTADLDLSRVAEESLALDVTGHYSRPDIFDVKLKF; encoded by the coding sequence TTGATCGTCAAAGTGGCAGCAGTTCAAGCAGCTCCGGTCTATATGGATCTGGCGCGCTCGGTCGAAAAAGCTATCTCGCTTATTGCGGAAGCCGCTTCATCAGGCGCGAAGTTGATCGTCTTTCCCGAGACGTGGCTGCCGGGCTATCCCGCCTGGCTCGATTGCTGCCGCGATGTCGCGCTGTGGGACCACGAGCCGGCGAAGAAAGTCTTTGCTCGATTGATGGAGAACAGCGTGGTCGTGCCGGGGCCGGTCACCGAAGCGCTCGCCGCAGCGGCGCGCGAGCATCAAGTTGTTCTCAACATCAGCGTTCACGAGCGAGTCGTAGAAGGCGCCGGCCGCGGCACGCTTTACAACACCATGCTGACCTTTGGCGAAGACGGTGCGTTGCTCAACACGCATCGCAAGATCATGCCTACCTACACCGAGCGGATGATCTGGGGCCAGGGCGACGGTTCAGGCCTGCGAGCCGTCGCAACCGGCGCCGGCCGGGTCGGCGGATTGATCTGCTGGGAGCACTGGATGCCGCTTGCGCGTCAGGTGCTGCACTCGTCGGGCGAAGACATTCACATTGCCGCCTGGCCGCAGGTGAAAGAGATGAACCTTGTCGCAAGCCGGCACTACGCGTTTGAAGGCAGATGCTTCGTGATCGCCTGCGGCGCGGTAATGAGAGCAAGCGAGCTTCCTGCGGAGCTTGAGCCAATCGAATCGCTAAAGCAGCGTCCCGATTCATTCGTGCTCAACGGCGGCAGTGCGATCATTGCGCCGGACGGTTCATTGCTTGCGGGTCCGGTGTTTGACGAAGAGGTGATCCTGACGGCCGATCTTGATTTGTCACGCGTGGCAGAAGAGAGTCTTGCACTAGATGTGACGGGACACTATTCTCGCCCAGACATCTTTGACGTGAAGCTGAAGTTCTGA
- a CDS encoding MFS transporter, protein MDHEVQRRRFTGLWRHGAFMRLWTGQTLSVFGSLIGSTAMGFTAILVLHATPFQLGLLSAARLAPGFLTGLIAGAWVDRLRRRPILIVADIGRAALLATIPLAAVLGHLRIEQLYIITFLVSILTIFFDVAYQSYLPSLIGRKDLIEGNSKLSASASVAEVSGFGLAGWLVQIFTAPITILIDAISFLASAVCVSLIRVPEQAAVSDAQPNMRREIAEGLHAVWSHPLLRATAACMLTQEFFGGMYGTLVVLYMARDLGFAPGVLGTIWAVGGISSLIGAMVTASATRRFGIGPAMIVGLLVMGTAMFFIPLAQGATLTAAVLLLIQQIGGDGAATIYQINQVSLRQAITPERLLGRVNASAHFLGLGGTLAGSLLGGLLGEMIGVRMTLFLGAFGTVLSALWLVLSPVRELRAAPAALAEPAA, encoded by the coding sequence ATGGATCACGAGGTGCAGCGACGACGGTTCACGGGTCTCTGGCGCCACGGCGCTTTCATGCGGCTGTGGACTGGCCAAACGCTGTCCGTCTTCGGCTCGCTGATCGGCAGTACGGCGATGGGGTTCACTGCGATTCTCGTCCTTCACGCTACGCCGTTCCAGCTCGGGCTCCTTTCGGCCGCCCGCCTTGCGCCGGGGTTCCTGACCGGTTTGATCGCGGGCGCCTGGGTGGACCGGCTGCGGCGAAGGCCGATCCTGATCGTTGCCGACATTGGGCGAGCCGCGCTGCTGGCCACAATTCCGCTGGCGGCGGTCCTTGGCCATCTGCGAATCGAGCAACTCTACATCATTACTTTCCTGGTCAGCATCCTGACGATCTTCTTCGATGTCGCGTACCAGTCTTATCTACCCTCGCTGATAGGCCGGAAAGATCTGATCGAGGGCAACAGCAAGCTCTCGGCTAGCGCCTCTGTCGCCGAGGTCAGCGGGTTCGGCCTGGCTGGCTGGCTCGTTCAGATTTTCACGGCCCCGATTACGATCCTGATCGACGCAATCTCGTTCCTCGCCTCAGCGGTCTGTGTCTCGCTGATTCGTGTCCCGGAGCAGGCGGCGGTCAGCGACGCACAGCCGAACATGCGCCGCGAGATCGCAGAGGGTTTGCATGCAGTCTGGAGCCATCCGCTTCTACGCGCTACAGCAGCATGCATGCTCACACAGGAGTTCTTCGGTGGGATGTACGGCACGCTGGTGGTCTTGTACATGGCGCGCGATCTCGGGTTTGCGCCGGGCGTCCTCGGCACGATCTGGGCGGTGGGCGGAATCAGCTCGCTCATCGGCGCGATGGTGACCGCCTCGGCGACCCGGCGGTTTGGGATCGGCCCGGCGATGATCGTGGGATTGCTAGTGATGGGTACCGCGATGTTCTTCATCCCGCTGGCACAGGGCGCGACGCTCACTGCGGCAGTGTTGCTGCTCATCCAGCAGATCGGAGGGGATGGCGCAGCGACCATCTACCAGATCAACCAGGTCAGCCTGCGCCAGGCGATCACGCCGGAGCGGTTGCTTGGGCGTGTGAATGCCAGCGCGCATTTTCTTGGGTTGGGCGGAACGCTTGCGGGCTCGCTGCTGGGTGGGCTATTGGGCGAGATGATTGGGGTGCGAATGACGCTGTTTCTGGGCGCGTTCGGCACTGTGTTGTCGGCGCTCTGGCTGGTGCTGTCACCTGTTCGTGAGCTGCGCGCTGCTCCCGCGGCGCTCGCCGAACCGGCAGCCTGA
- a CDS encoding helix-hairpin-helix domain-containing protein, with translation MSDSQTQEGNPAADNAEVARVLQQIADMLEFKNENPFKYRSYQMAAETIGSMATPVTDIVSRGGAGELQKIPGIGKTISAQILEIIQTGKSSYFEELTKDIPATVLDLRRVSGIGLKTAQLLYRDLGVNSLDQLKSLAEGGGLASVPGLGEKTIARIKSSLTRLSQK, from the coding sequence GTGAGCGATTCACAAACTCAAGAAGGAAATCCCGCGGCCGACAACGCTGAAGTGGCCCGGGTCCTCCAGCAGATCGCCGACATGCTCGAGTTCAAAAACGAAAACCCGTTCAAATACCGCTCCTATCAGATGGCAGCCGAAACAATCGGTTCGATGGCAACCCCGGTGACTGACATTGTCTCGCGAGGCGGCGCCGGCGAGCTTCAGAAGATTCCAGGCATCGGCAAGACAATCAGTGCGCAGATACTGGAGATCATTCAAACAGGGAAGTCTTCATATTTTGAAGAACTAACCAAAGATATTCCCGCGACTGTGCTCGACTTGCGGAGAGTCTCCGGCATCGGACTGAAAACCGCGCAGTTGCTTTACCGGGATCTTGGCGTGAACAGTCTCGATCAATTGAAATCGTTAGCCGAGGGAGGGGGGCTGGCGTCTGTTCCCGGCCTGGGTGAGAAGACCATCGCTCGAATAAAGTCATCGCTGACCCGGCTGAGTCAGAAGTGA
- a CDS encoding NAD-binding protein: protein MKIVVIGYGRVGSRTVAALLERGHEITVVDKEASRLGRASQLEGVELVQGNGIDVDVQREAGIGEADLLLAVTFDDNVNLMAAQVARTHFHIPRAIARVYEPSHAEATQEDPQLIVVCPTLLAVTMIVEQVDIAAGQPAPERMPPEVAVAQPRRRTEPTDDSRYILISGGGKVGVNLARELYESGHEVALIERDPVRAVALSAKLDCQIYVGDSSTHDVLEGADAARARVFVAATGSDQDNLIACEVAKKVFGIQKTIARASNPKNEEVMARLGVDSTVSSTAIIQQVIERELPTVRIKTLLSLQSGAFQILEYPLDATSPASGRMVREIELPQETNLIAILRGNTMVVPRGETVLEDGDVIVALVNTEKEAGLRLALLGA from the coding sequence ATGAAGATCGTCGTTATCGGATACGGGAGAGTTGGGTCAAGAACAGTTGCAGCGCTTCTCGAGCGAGGGCACGAGATCACCGTCGTAGACAAGGAAGCCAGCCGTCTCGGCCGCGCTTCGCAACTGGAAGGCGTCGAACTTGTTCAAGGTAACGGCATCGACGTGGACGTCCAGCGCGAAGCCGGCATAGGCGAAGCCGACCTCCTGCTTGCGGTGACCTTCGATGATAACGTGAACCTGATGGCTGCGCAGGTCGCGCGCACCCATTTTCACATCCCCCGCGCAATCGCTCGCGTGTACGAACCAAGCCACGCAGAAGCCACTCAGGAAGATCCCCAGTTGATCGTCGTCTGCCCCACCCTTCTTGCTGTGACTATGATCGTCGAGCAGGTGGATATCGCGGCGGGTCAACCTGCGCCGGAGCGAATGCCGCCCGAAGTCGCTGTAGCTCAACCGCGGCGGCGCACCGAACCGACGGATGATTCGCGATACATCCTGATCTCCGGCGGCGGTAAGGTCGGAGTGAATCTCGCGCGCGAGCTCTACGAGAGCGGGCACGAGGTGGCCCTTATCGAAAGAGATCCGGTTCGCGCTGTTGCGTTATCAGCCAAGCTCGACTGCCAGATATACGTCGGCGACAGCTCGACGCACGACGTGCTCGAGGGCGCGGACGCAGCCCGTGCGCGGGTGTTTGTGGCGGCTACCGGCAGCGATCAGGACAACCTGATCGCTTGCGAGGTGGCCAAGAAAGTATTCGGAATTCAAAAGACGATCGCCCGAGCCTCGAATCCAAAGAACGAAGAGGTCATGGCGCGGCTCGGCGTAGATTCCACGGTCAGCTCGACCGCAATCATCCAACAGGTCATTGAACGCGAGCTTCCGACCGTTCGCATAAAGACTTTGCTTAGTCTCCAGTCGGGCGCTTTTCAGATACTCGAATACCCGCTGGACGCGACCTCTCCGGCTAGCGGCCGCATGGTGCGGGAGATCGAGTTGCCCCAAGAAACCAACCTCATCGCTATTTTGCGCGGCAACACAATGGTAGTCCCCCGCGGGGAAACCGTGCTCGAAGACGGGGACGTGATAGTCGCGTTGGTGAATACGGAAAAGGAAGCAGGGCTGCGGCTGGCCTTGCTCGGCGCCTAG
- a CDS encoding response regulator — translation MKKVLVVEDHHDTSFLLCRLLKTEGYEVEHAIDGMVGYNAASSAPPDLIVTDIQMPRMDGIEMIKRIRRSADISRTPIIVMSAYGKRVIDEALDAGADGFVEKPIDLASFLETIKSKLPVG, via the coding sequence GTGAAAAAGGTACTAGTTGTCGAAGATCATCACGACACTTCATTCTTGCTCTGCCGTTTGCTGAAGACCGAGGGATACGAAGTGGAGCATGCGATCGATGGGATGGTAGGTTATAACGCCGCCTCGAGCGCGCCCCCGGACCTGATCGTTACCGACATCCAGATGCCGCGCATGGATGGGATCGAAATGATAAAACGGATTCGCCGGTCGGCCGACATCAGCCGCACGCCGATCATAGTGATGAGCGCTTACGGAAAGCGGGTGATCGACGAGGCGCTTGATGCCGGAGCCGACGGCTTCGTCGAGAAACCCATCGATCTGGCGAGCTTCCTGGAAACGATCAAGTCAAAGCTTCCCGTAGGGTGA